In Kordiimonas sp. SCSIO 12610, the following are encoded in one genomic region:
- a CDS encoding trans-acting enoyl reductase family protein: MSVSKEFDVIVYGATGFTGRLVAEYLSNQYGVDGNVKWAMAGRSEDKLNSVRAEIGAPENTPFVVADANDPASIREMAARTHSVLTTVGPYQLYGSDLVAACVECGTDYVDLCGEPAWMHQMIKEFGEKAKETGARIVFSCGFDSIPFDLGVYFLQNAAKEKFGHTVKHVKGRVRKMKGTFSGGTAASLKATMAAAMQNPEVLEVLKNPFSLTPGFTGAEQPSGAEIVFEDDMQSWVAPFIMAAINTRNIHRSNMLLGHSYGEDFTYDEMMLTGPGEQGQAIAKAVASDKSLASDDAPKPGEGPSKEERETGFYDVLFVGLGDNDERIHVGVTGDKDPGYGSTSKMIAESAICLVKDAVDTPGGIWTPAPAMGQKLIDRLVANAGLTFEVEA; encoded by the coding sequence ATGTCTGTTTCAAAAGAGTTTGATGTTATCGTTTACGGCGCTACTGGTTTCACTGGCCGATTGGTCGCTGAATATTTGTCTAATCAATATGGTGTTGATGGCAATGTCAAATGGGCAATGGCTGGCCGAAGTGAAGATAAACTGAATTCCGTACGTGCGGAAATTGGCGCGCCTGAAAATACGCCTTTTGTTGTTGCTGATGCCAATGATCCTGCATCAATTCGCGAAATGGCCGCCCGGACCCATTCAGTTTTAACAACTGTTGGACCATATCAATTGTATGGCTCTGATTTGGTTGCTGCTTGCGTTGAATGTGGCACTGATTATGTAGATTTATGTGGTGAGCCAGCATGGATGCATCAAATGATCAAAGAGTTTGGCGAAAAAGCCAAGGAAACTGGTGCAAGGATCGTATTTTCTTGCGGGTTTGATTCAATTCCATTCGATTTGGGTGTTTACTTCCTCCAAAATGCAGCAAAAGAAAAGTTTGGTCATACTGTGAAGCACGTTAAGGGCCGTGTGCGGAAAATGAAAGGCACGTTTTCTGGTGGTACTGCCGCAAGTTTGAAGGCAACGATGGCCGCTGCAATGCAAAATCCAGAAGTTCTAGAGGTTCTTAAAAACCCATTCTCTTTAACGCCTGGTTTTACGGGCGCTGAACAGCCTTCCGGCGCTGAGATTGTCTTTGAAGATGATATGCAAAGCTGGGTCGCACCCTTCATTATGGCTGCAATTAATACCCGCAATATTCATCGCTCCAATATGTTACTAGGTCATTCATACGGCGAAGATTTCACTTACGATGAAATGATGTTAACGGGGCCGGGTGAGCAAGGGCAGGCAATAGCAAAAGCTGTTGCGTCAGATAAGTCGCTCGCCAGCGATGACGCTCCCAAGCCAGGCGAGGGACCAAGCAAGGAAGAACGCGAAACAGGCTTTTATGATGTCCTATTCGTGGGATTGGGCGACAATGACGAGCGTATTCATGTGGGTGTTACAGGTGATAAAGACCCGGGATATGGTTCTACGTCTAAAATGATTGCTGAAAGCGCGATTTGTCTTGTGAAAGACGCGGTCGATACCCCGGGTGGTATATGGACCCCTGCGCCTGCAATGGGGCAGAAATTGATTGACCGCTTGGTTGCAAACGCAGGCCTTACGTTTGAGGTTGAAGCTTGA
- the yaaA gene encoding peroxide stress protein YaaA — protein sequence MLLVLSPAKKLDFETDWQTNAFNGEAVTQPAMLADAQVLIKKAKTLSSSDLKAMMGLSDNLADLNVERFKAFKTPFTEGNSRPAIDAFKGDVYVGLDAPSLSAEDRAFAQSHLRILSGLYGLLKPLDLMQAYRLEMGTKFQNERGTSLYQFWGEKIAQQLNADFEGDDGVLVNLASTEYFKAVKQKALNARIITPVFKDTKDGKTRVVSFLAKKARGMMARYIIENRITDHEKLKAFNAGGYEFDQNLSDGDTWVFTREQPAPGQA from the coding sequence AACGCTTTTAACGGTGAAGCAGTAACTCAGCCCGCTATGCTTGCTGATGCTCAAGTTCTCATTAAAAAAGCGAAGACATTAAGTTCGTCAGATTTGAAGGCGATGATGGGACTTTCTGATAACCTGGCAGATTTGAATGTTGAGCGATTTAAGGCTTTTAAGACACCTTTCACTGAAGGCAATTCCAGACCTGCCATCGATGCCTTTAAAGGCGATGTGTATGTCGGCCTTGACGCACCCTCACTAAGCGCAGAAGACCGTGCTTTCGCTCAAAGTCATTTACGTATTTTGTCTGGCCTTTACGGTCTCTTGAAGCCCCTTGATTTGATGCAGGCATATCGCTTGGAAATGGGCACAAAGTTTCAAAACGAGCGCGGGACAAGCCTCTATCAATTCTGGGGCGAGAAAATTGCCCAGCAACTGAATGCCGATTTTGAAGGCGATGACGGGGTTCTCGTTAACCTTGCGTCAACAGAGTATTTCAAGGCTGTTAAGCAAAAAGCTTTGAACGCCCGTATCATCACCCCCGTTTTCAAAGATACGAAAGACGGCAAAACACGCGTTGTTTCCTTTCTCGCTAAAAAGGCACGCGGCATGATGGCGCGTTATATTATCGAGAATAGAATTACAGATCATGAGAAACTGAAGGCTTTTAACGCCGGAGGGTATGAGTTTGATCAGAATTTGAGTGATGGTGATACGTGGGTATTTACACGTGAGCAGCCTGCACCTGGGCAAGCTTAG